The sequence CCAAACTTTTTGGTCAGGTTTTCCGTCTCAATTATCAGATTTGCCATTTTCCCTCTGCATATAATATAAAAAACAGTCTTCGATATCAGGCTTAGCCTGCGCGTCAAAGCTGATAGTGCCCTTAGAAGTACTGGTAATGATAGAGATCAATTCCTGCTTCCGCTCTGGTTCACAGGTGATATGAATTGATTCCCCAAAGGAAAACACACTTTCAGCTTCAGCTATCTTTCTCAGCTCATGCATAACGATATTTTTATTCTCTGTAGTTTTAAGCACGATCAGACCTTTGGGAAAGGAATTTACGATGTTCTCAGGTGTATCTATCTGTAATATTTTACCGGATTGGATAAGGGCTATCCTGTCACATTGCCTTGCTTCATCCATATAGGGCGTGGAAACCAGAGTTGTGATCCCTTGACCGGAAACGGTTTTCAGGTTCTGCCAGAATTCCTGACGCGAAACGGGATCCACTCCTGTAGTCGGTTCATCCAGAAATAATACTTCGGGTTTATGGATCAGGGCACAGCAAAGTGCCAGCTTCTGCTTCATACCGCCGGATAGATCTGCTGCCCTGCGCTTCTTAAAAGGCTCCAGCAGCACATATATATCACGGATAAGATCAAAGTTCTCCTCCAGAGTGGATTCAAACACCCGGGCAAAGAATCTCAGGTTCTCTTCCACAGATAGATCTCCATAAAGCGAAAAGGTGCCCGGCATATAGCCTATTATCTTGCGGATAGTCCTGAAATCTTTTTCCACATCATATCCGCAGACTTCTGCCTTTCCCGCATCCATTTTCAGCAGAGTGGTAAGTATCTTAAATAGAGTGGTTTTACCAGCCCCATCTGCTCCTATAAAGCCGAATATCTCACCAGGCTGTGCAGAAAAATCTATCTCATGCAGAGCCGGCTGTTCGGTATAGCTTTTGCTGATGCCGGAGGCAGTAACGCTATTTTTCATTAGGAAGATCCAGAAACATTGTTACGGGCATCCCTATTTTAAGTTCGCCCCTTTCGTTATAACATTCCACTTCCACTTCATAGACAAGTTTCACGCGTTGCTCCTTAGTCTGAATGATCTTGGGTGTGAATTCTGCCTGATGGGCAATATTCGTAACATGGCTGAGAATATAAGAGCTTCCACCATTAGGAGTGTCAATTCCCAAGACTACTTCTTTACCCAGAGTTATTTCAGGCAATTGGGTTTCCGAAATATACACCTTAGCTGTCATGATCTCCAAATCAGCTATTTTGGCATACGGTTTTCCTGCCGGGACTATTTCTCCTGCTGAAAAATAGGTATTCAATAAAGTCCCTTTAATCGGACTTTTGAGGAAGAATTTAGTCTTTTTTGCCTCTAATTGCTGCAGCTTGATCTGCGCCAGTTCTGTCTCTTTCTCACTGCTCAGGTGCGCCAGACGCGCTGACTGCACTTTAAGATTCAGAACTTTTGCAGAAGCATTCAGGTCATCAAGGTTCTTTTCCGGGGCAGCTTCAGCAGCAGTAAGCTTCGTAAAGCGGTCAATATCCACTGCCAGGTTTTCCTGCTCCTGCGCCAGTATGGCAAGTTCATTATCCCGATTTCTGGTCATCAGCTTTTTCAGCTCAATGGCAGCTTCCATTTCATTGATCTGCAATTGAATATCCGTAGTGTCAATAATGGCAATTATCTCATTCTCTTCCACCTTATCACCTTCACCTTTCTGGAAGCTGATAATTTTGCCCGAAACCTCACTGGCTGGATGGTATTCCGTGGCAGTAATTGTGCCATAAGCTACCTCAGAGTTTTTCTTACTGCATCCTGCCAGGACGATTACAGCAATGATCAATAGTGCATATATTAATTTCTTCATAACTCTCCCCCCATAATAAATATTTTTAATATCCTTTGAAAAGAAATCTCCAGCTCTGAAGCAGATTGTTGCAGCTCAATTTCTTTTTGTTTATTAAATTGCTGCAGGTAATCATCACAGGAGATGATACCTTCCTCCAGTTTAGCTTCATAACTGGCTGTTATCCGGGTCAGCAGGTCTCGGCGCTCAGATTGGATCTTAAGGGTTTCACGCAGTCTTTCTATCTCACTATCCTTTTCGATCAATGCCAACTCAATAGCCTGCTGCTGAACTGAGCGGTTGTTTTCTATAGCTTCTGCCCGCAGGCTGTGAAGTTTACGGCTGCGCTGATTGCTTTGCCAGTCCCAGAGCTGCCAGTTAAAATACACGCCCACGCGGTAATATGTATGCGCCTCATCAGAGAATATATCATAGCCCGGATTACCCCAGGCATAAGCAGCAGAAGCGCTTACCTGCGGGAGTATTCCTGAGCCTGCCAGACTCGTCTGAGCCAGTTCCATTTCCTGCTTCTTATCCAGTATTTCCAGCTCAGGGCGAATGATTCCGGTAGGTATATAAAGCTCCGAGTCATAATTCTCCAGACTATCTTCGAGAGTGAATTCGATAGCAGTTAATTTACTGAGCTTCTGCTGGCATTCCTCATACAGGTAATTGATTTTAAAGGTCTCATCTGCCAGTTGCCAAAGCTGATCCTGGATCAGCAGACTGCTGGTTTTATCAATGATTCCGGCACTGATACCTGCTTCCACTTTCCTCAGCTCTCCTGCCAGATCCTCTTTGTGCAATGCCAGTATCTTTTGCTGTCTTTGCGCCAGCAGCATCATATAATATAAACTTGTCACCTGGGCCTTGCGTTGCAGCATCCCTGCTTTCACTTCCAGAATACTGCTTTCCGT comes from Candidatus Stygibacter australis and encodes:
- a CDS encoding ABC transporter ATP-binding protein, whose protein sequence is MKNSVTASGISKSYTEQPALHEIDFSAQPGEIFGFIGADGAGKTTLFKILTTLLKMDAGKAEVCGYDVEKDFRTIRKIIGYMPGTFSLYGDLSVEENLRFFARVFESTLEENFDLIRDIYVLLEPFKKRRAADLSGGMKQKLALCCALIHKPEVLFLDEPTTGVDPVSRQEFWQNLKTVSGQGITTLVSTPYMDEARQCDRIALIQSGKILQIDTPENIVNSFPKGLIVLKTTENKNIVMHELRKIAEAESVFSFGESIHITCEPERKQELISIITSTSKGTISFDAQAKPDIEDCFLYYMQRENGKSDN
- a CDS encoding TolC family protein, yielding MRRIYLLFFLLLPVMLAAINLTQCLQAAEDNYAASPNQEIFEQIQNINARSLHSKWYPQFNLSANYTGKSESTEINLGTLPFEVSFPEQEKTSYEIALNLQQVLYDGGTISRNLKLSDLRTESSILEVKAGMLQRKAQVTSLYYMMLLAQRQQKILALHKEDLAGELRKVEAGISAGIIDKTSSLLIQDQLWQLADETFKINYLYEECQQKLSKLTAIEFTLEDSLENYDSELYIPTGIIRPELEILDKKQEMELAQTSLAGSGILPQVSASAAYAWGNPGYDIFSDEAHTYYRVGVYFNWQLWDWQSNQRSRKLHSLRAEAIENNRSVQQQAIELALIEKDSEIERLRETLKIQSERRDLLTRITASYEAKLEEGIISCDDYLQQFNKQKEIELQQSASELEISFQRILKIFIMGGEL
- a CDS encoding efflux RND transporter periplasmic adaptor subunit codes for the protein MKKLIYALLIIAVIVLAGCSKKNSEVAYGTITATEYHPASEVSGKIISFQKGEGDKVEENEIIAIIDTTDIQLQINEMEAAIELKKLMTRNRDNELAILAQEQENLAVDIDRFTKLTAAEAAPEKNLDDLNASAKVLNLKVQSARLAHLSSEKETELAQIKLQQLEAKKTKFFLKSPIKGTLLNTYFSAGEIVPAGKPYAKIADLEIMTAKVYISETQLPEITLGKEVVLGIDTPNGGSSYILSHVTNIAHQAEFTPKIIQTKEQRVKLVYEVEVECYNERGELKIGMPVTMFLDLPNEK